Part of the Nitrospinaceae bacterium genome is shown below.
GCTTTGAAAAGAGCGCCGGTGTCCGTCTGAATGATTAGTGTCGTGCGAGCGGAGGGGATTCCTGTATTGCCTCCAAGCTCAAACAAAGAGCGCCTGGTATTCTCGTCCACATCCTCATAAGAGATGAGCAGACGCGGGTCTACCACGGCCCGGGCAGTCTTGCCGGTAAAGAAGAGCGGCCCGCCTTTAACAAACGAGCTAAACGAAAAGTCCGCACCCATGAGCAATTTGCATAGCTCTTTGGGTCGGCAAGTTTGGGTGTTGCCCGTGTCCAGATCTATGGCTGTGAAATCCGGGAGATTGACTGTCGTACTTGGGTTGTCAGCTCCCCCCGGTGCGCAGATGGGTGTTCCGTCGCGCTCGAACCCAATGAGAAACTCGCCCTCTGGGCAGCTAGTGCTCGTCATGTTTTTGATCAGAGCTTCAAGCGCTTTAATCCTGGCGTCGTTGCCGCTAATCCTCGCAGAATTGGCGTCAATCGCTGCTGCGTTTTCTTCAATCGCGGCAGCGTTATCAGACGAGGCGCCTGCGACGCCTCCTGCGCCGACCCCTCCCGCAGCGGCGAGAGCGATAGATGGTACGAGTAGCGCTGCGGCGATAAGAACTGCCCCCGCGATGGCGTAAAATTTATTTTTCATGTTTATCCCTCCTCAGGAAGCGGAACGAAAGTAAGTCAATTTTGGCTGAAATAATTTCTCTGAAATTAAAATGGTCCCCTTCTGTTCAGAGAAATTCACCAAAAGTCATGCAATAAGCAAATTGCTTAATTTGGCTAATATTTGCACATCTTTTATATTGATGTCAAATGAATTTATATATCTTTGATATATATGGTTTTATTCCTGTTGCTGAGAGGGGGCCTTCTGTTTTTGGGCTCAAATTTTTTGAACACAGCACAAAAAAACGCCGGCCCCGCTAGGGGGCCGGCGTTTTTGAGGAGGTTTGCTGTGGAAAATTAGATTTCGTAGCCCGTCTCGTTGTGCTGGCTCGGGTCGAGGCCGACCTGCTCATCCTCGGCGGCGACACGAAGGCCGACGATTTTGTCCACCACTTTAAGGATGATGAACGATAGAACGCCCGAATAGACGAGCGTGGCCACGATGCTGACAAGCTGAATCCAGAGCTGCCCGCCCATGGTGACGCCCTCGGCGAGGCCTGCGCCGCCAAAGCTATCGCTGACAAATATGCCGGTCAGGAGAGCGCCAACAATGCCGCCCACTCCGTGGACCGGAAAGACGTCGAGCGAGTCATCAATCTTGAATTTTTGTTTGATGATGCCCACGGCGTTGTAGCAGATGAAGCCGGTGGCAACGCCAATGACGAGCGCGCCAATGGGGCCAACAAAGCCCGAGGCCGGAGTGATGCCGACGAGGCCGGCGACTGCACCGGTGACAATCCCCAAGGCGCTCGGTTTTCCGAATTTGCTCCACTCGATGAACATCCAGGTGAGTGCGGCAGCGGCCGAGGACATGTGTGTCACCAGCATAGCCATGCCGGCAGCGCCGTCGGCGGCCAGAGCCGAGCCTGCGTTGAAGCCGAACCAGCCGACCCAGAGCATTGAGGCGCCGGTGACGGTCATGGTGAGGTTATGCGGCGAGGGCGGCTGTTCGGGAAATCCGTGGCGCTTGCCAAGCATGATGGCGCACACCAGGGCGCTTATCCCTGAGTTGATGTGAACAACAGTGCCGCCCGCAAAATCGAGGGCACCCATTCCACCGAGCCAGCCGCCGCCCCAAACCCAGTGGGCAACCGGGGCATAAACGAAAACCAGCCAGATGCCGGAAAAAAGAAACATGGCCGAGAATTTCATGCGCTCGGCGTAGGCACCGATGATGAGCGCCGGGGTGATTATGGCGAAGGTGAGTTGGAACATGGCGAAGACGGTCTCTGGAATATTTCCGAACAGTGAGTCCGTGGTTACGCCCTTGAAAAACATTTTACTCAGGCCACCGACGAAGGCGTTGCCATCCGAGAAGGCGAGGCTGTAGCCAATGACGAGCCAGAGAATTGAAACGAGGCAGGTGATCGAAAAACACTGCATCAAGACGGATAAAACGTTCTTCGTTCGAACCAGCCCGCCGTAGAAAAGGGCGAGGCCCGGTATCGTCATGAACAAGACGAGCGCAGTCGAGGTAAGTATCCAGGCCGTGTTGGCGCCGTCCAGCTTGGCTTCTGCGGCGGCGGCGAAGGCGGGCCAGATGGCTACGAGAGCCGATATCGAAAAAATGTACCATGCGAATTTACGGATTTTGTTTTCCACGTTTCCCTCCTCCTCAAGGGTGTTGGTGGTAAATGTTTTTAATTCGGCATCTGGTGATTTGTTAGATAGCTTCTTTTCCCCGCTCGCCAGTACGAATGCGAACAACTTCACCAAGCTGAATGATGAAAATCTTCCCGTCTCCTATCTGACCCGTGTTGGCCGCCTCGGCGATGGCCGAGACGATGGATTCTGTCTTTTCATCCTCGGCGAGAATCTCTATCCGGATTTTCGGGAGAAAATCGACGACGTATTCGCTTCCACGATAGAGTTCGGTATGGCCCTTCTGGCGACCAAAGCCCTTCACCTCAGTAATCGTCATGCCCGCGACCCCGATGCCGCCGAGGGCCTCCTTCACTTCATCCAGCTTGAACGGTTTGATGACGGCGACAACTTTTTTCATCTTAACGTTCTCCTGCTCCGGGAATCGTCCCTCCGGCTGGAAAGAGAAATGGATATGTCCCGCCCCTGTGTATGGGAAGTCGGGACCTCAAAAAACAAACCAATGTAAAGAAATTAATAGCACAGAAATATTTCGAGCAGGTTACGTAAACTTGCGAAAATAGAAAATGCTGTAAGTGTTTGTTTTTAAATTAGCAGTATTGATTTGTTATGTACGAATTTGCTGTACCTGACTTCCCGGTCCCTTGGTTTAGATTTTCCCTCCGGACGCCAATGGGTGGCGCCCGAAAAAGGGGGGGGCGCGATGCCGGGGCCGGAAACGCCGGGATGGAAAATAAAAGGGGCTGGTCGCAATGCCGCTCGGTCGGTGCAAGAGCGCATATCGGGAGGCAGGCAGATACATATGGGTCGGCGACCCTCGCTCCAAGAATTTATGGAAACCGAGGTGGGCTCAGATTCTGGCCCGCTGAATTTCAGGGGGCGCGAGGCGCTGCTAGGGCCGATGGCACATCTCGACGAGGTGCTTCGTCTCGGTCTGCCCGAGCAGACGGTGAGTATTCTCAAAGGAACTCAGATCGGCATGACATCCGTGGCGATTGGGCTCGCGCTCTACTGTGTTCGAGTGCGCCGCTTGAACGTTGGCTACTTTTTGCCTGATCAAGATTTTGCCAACCGCTTTGCCGATACGAGAATTCGCCCGGCTATCCGCAATCCTCGTCTTGCCGCCGCCATGCGGGATGGTCGCTATCGGGGGGCAGCCTCAAAAGGGTTAAAAGAGTTTCCTGCCCCTGGCGGCTCTCGCTTTCTTTATGTCTTGGGTCTCCAGGATATCGGCAACGCGATATCACTGCCGCTCGATGTGCTCATCCGCGATGAAGTGGACGATTTGCCGCCTGAAAATCTTGCCTGGTCTAACGATCGCCTCGATGCCTCAAGGATTGGCCTTACCGTCAACCTCGCCATGGGCCGCACACCTGGTCGGGGTATCCACGCCATGTATGAGGACGGCGACCGGCGCACCTGGCGTGTGCCCTGTTTCGGTTGCCAGAGCGAATGGACTCTTGAGGAGCACTGGCCGGAAGTGCTCGCGGACGCACTCGCGGACGATGGCGGTCCCCCTCGCCTCGTCTGCCCAAGCTGCGGTGCCCATCTCTCGCGCTCGGCGGGAAGATGGGCGCCCGCTGGCGAGCCCGCCTTGCGCAGTCATGCGAGCTGGCGAATTCCCCAGCTTGCTGTCGAGGCGATCCGGCTTGAGAGAATTGCCGCCAAATGGCGCGCCGCCCGCCGCCCCGGCGAGGC
Proteins encoded:
- a CDS encoding ammonium transporter, whose amino-acid sequence is MENKIRKFAWYIFSISALVAIWPAFAAAAEAKLDGANTAWILTSTALVLFMTIPGLALFYGGLVRTKNVLSVLMQCFSITCLVSILWLVIGYSLAFSDGNAFVGGLSKMFFKGVTTDSLFGNIPETVFAMFQLTFAIITPALIIGAYAERMKFSAMFLFSGIWLVFVYAPVAHWVWGGGWLGGMGALDFAGGTVVHINSGISALVCAIMLGKRHGFPEQPPSPHNLTMTVTGASMLWVGWFGFNAGSALAADGAAGMAMLVTHMSSAAAALTWMFIEWSKFGKPSALGIVTGAVAGLVGITPASGFVGPIGALVIGVATGFICYNAVGIIKQKFKIDDSLDVFPVHGVGGIVGALLTGIFVSDSFGGAGLAEGVTMGGQLWIQLVSIVATLVYSGVLSFIILKVVDKIVGLRVAAEDEQVGLDPSQHNETGYEI
- a CDS encoding P-II family nitrogen regulator, coding for MKKVVAVIKPFKLDEVKEALGGIGVAGMTITEVKGFGRQKGHTELYRGSEYVVDFLPKIRIEILAEDEKTESIVSAIAEAANTGQIGDGKIFIIQLGEVVRIRTGERGKEAI